GGCGTGATCCGGCACGAGCCGACGCGGAGACTGGCGGAAGGATAAAGAGCAAGTGCTGGGTGCTGGGTGCTGAGTGCTGAGTGCTGAGTGAAGAACCAGATTCCACGCAGCACGCAGCACCCGGAACGCAGCACTTTCTGAACCGTACTGGACATCGAGGTACGAGACATGATTAGCGGTTTTATAGCACTGTACATCTTCATGCTTGCCGCGTTCACCGGCTACGAGGTGATCTCGCGCGTACCGGTGATCCTGCACACGCCGCTCATGTCCGGTTCGAACTTCGTGCACGGCATCGTGCTCGTCGGCACCATGGTGGCGCTCGGCAACGCGCACACCACCGCCGAACAGGTCATCGGGTTCATCGGCGTGCTGCTCGCGGCCGGCAACGTGGTGGGCGGCTACGTGTCCACCGAGCGCATGCTCGCGATGTTCAAGACCAGCGAGAAAAAGAAACCGGAAAGCCGCACATGAGCCACCTGCTCTCGCCCAAGCTCACCGACGATCTGATCCAGGCGATCTACTTCATCGCCGCGCTGCTGTTCATCATCGGACTGAAGCGCATGAGTTCGCCCAAGGGCGCGAAGAACGGCATCGTCTGGGCCGGCGTCGGCATGCTGATCGCCGGGCTGATCACCTTCCTGTGGCCGGGGATGCACAACTACATCCTCATCATCGTCGCCATCTTCATCGGCGGCGTGGCGGCGTGGTGGAGCGGCCGGGTGGTGCCGATGACCGCGATGCCGCAGATGGTGGCGCTCTATAACGGCATGGGCGGCGGCGCGGCCGCGGCCATCGCCTGTCAGGAGCTGATCCGCGGCAAGCCCTTCGCCACGGCCGAAGTGGTGCTCACGGTGATCGGCGCCATCATCGGCGCGGTGTCGTTCAGCGGCAGCCTCATCGCCTTCGCCAAACTGCAGGGGCTGATCAAGAAATCATTGCGCTACCGCGTGCAGCAATACGTCAACGCGTTGCTGCTCGCCGTCACCGTGGCGCTCGGCATCTGGATCATGGTGGTGCATGGCAATCCGGCGGTGTACATCGTGGTGCCGTTCTTCGTGGTGGCGCTGGTGTTCGGCATCCTCGTGACCTTGCCGATCGGCGGCGCCGACATGCCGGTGGTGATTTCGCTCTACAACGCCTGCACCGGCCTGGCCGTGGCCTTCGAGGGCTTTGCGCTGCAGAACGCCGCGATGATCATCGCCGGCATGCTGGTGGGCGCGGCCGGCACCCTGCTCACGCAACTCATGGCCAAGGCCATGAACCGTTCCATCGCCAACGTACTGTTCAGCAATTTCGGCGAAGTCGCGGCCGCGGGCGGCGAAATCTCGGGCAGTCTCAAGCCCATCGACGCCGCCGATGCCGGCACCATGATGGCGTATGCGAGCAAGGTCATCATCGTGCCCGGTTACGGCATGGCCGTTGCACAGGCGCAGCACAAGGTCTGGGAACTCGCGCAGCTCCTGCAGCACCGCGACGTGACGGTAAAATTCGCCATCCACCCGGTCGCGGGCCGCATGCCCGGCCACATGAACGTGCTGCTGGCCGAAGCCGGCGTGCCCTACGATCTGATCGCCGACCTCGAGGAAATCAATCCGGAATTCCCAACCGCCGACGTGGCGCTCGTCATCGGCGCCAACGACGTGGTGAACCCGGATGCGCGCAATAAAAAAGACAGTCCGATTTACGGCATGCCGATCCTGAACGTGGACAAAGCCAAGAACGTCATCGTCATCAAGCGCGGTCAGGGGCGCGGCTTCTCCGGCATCGAGAACGCGCTGTTCTACATGGACCACACGCGCATGCTCTACGGCGACGGCCAGGAAGCCGTGACGCGGCTCATTCAGAGCATCAAATCGCTGGAGTAAGTGCCCGCAAAAAATAACCCCGGCGAGCGGGGATTGTCTGCCGTCACGATTTGCCAATCACTCAGCGCGGCGGACGATCAACGTGGGCACGGAATGCGGCGCGCTGCGCAGGCGTCATCTGCTTCCAGCGCTCGCGCAGCGCCTTGCGCTCTGCGGGCGACATCTTCTGGAACTTCTGGAATTCCGTGCGGATCTGCTGCTGCTCGGCCGGCGGCAGTTTCTGGAAGGTGTCGAAACGCTTGCGGATTTGTGTGCGCTCCGCCGGCGACAGATCGCGCCAATGCTGGCGACGCACGCGTGCCTGCTGACGTTGCGCCGGTGTCATCTGGGCCCAGCGGTCCGCGCCGCGGATCAGCCGCTGCTGGCGGTCGGGCGGCAGTGTGGCCCATTTGTTGCGCATCGGCGCCAGCAGTTGCTGCTGCTGGGGCGTGAGGTTCGCCCATGCCACCGGTGCGGCAGGTGCAGCCGGCGCGGCTGTGGGCGACGGTGCGGCGCTCTGAGCAAACGCCGCGACTGCGGCGCAGGTCAGGCACAGAGCCGCAAGGATGATGCTTAGCCTGCGTGCCATGAGGCGCGGCTCTGCTCGGCGCCGGGCGGCGTCCCGTCCGGATTCGCCTTCTTGGAGGGCGGCACCGGTTTGCCGGTTTGACGTGCGTGTTCGGCCGTGAGTTTCTCGGGATCAATACGTGCGAAGGTCATGGGATCGACCCAGGTGCCGTCGCTGGATTGCCAGGAACCGAGAAACTCGAGCAGCGCCGGGTCCGCCTTGGGTGGAGGCGCTGCCGGTTTTGGTGTTTTGGCATACGCGGCGCTCCCACACAGCAGTGCGGCCATCAGCAAAACGGCGGACTTAGCCATTGTTGTCGCCTCCACTCTCGGATTGCGTCTTGGAAGATTGCTGCTGTTGCGCTTGCAGCCACCGGTAGAAGTCCATGTCGGCATACATGTCGAGGTTGTCGTTCGACAGCACGATCGCCATGTCCTCGCCATTGTTGGTGGCGAAGGGCATGCTCGGCTGGGGATTCACGTTCCACCACACCAGGGCGCCGACCACGGCCGCGACCACCACGGCGGCGGCGCCCAGCGACGCGCCCCAGACCGGACGGCGCCAGACGGCGGGAGGCGTTTGTGCTTCTTGCAGGGCGCGCTCGCGCGCCTCCCGCAGGCGTCGCAGGGTGGTGGCATCCAGCGCCGCCACGCTTTCCCGAAAGACCCGGCGGGCCTTCTCGAGCATGCGGCTATCGGTTGCTTCGTTCATGACCAATGTTCCCCCAGGCTTTGGCGCAGGCTGTGCACCGCCCGCGACAGGTGGGTTTTGACGCTGCCCTCGGAGCAGCCCATGGATTTGGCGGTGTCCGCCACGTCCAGACCTTCCAATATACGCAGCACGAAGGCTTCCCGTTGACGCCCCGGCAGGGCGTGCAGCGCCATATCCAGGGCCTGCATGGCATTGTTCTGGGCCACCTGCTCGGAGGGATCCCGGCCGGCCGTATCGGCGGCCGCCTCGATGGGATCCGGCGGGTCGCCCTCGGCCTCGCGTTGGCCGCCAAAAAAGCTCAGGAACCGGTTGCGCACCACGCGGCGCCGCTGGCAGTCACGGATACGGCTTTGCAAAATGCGGTAAAAGAGCGGCGGCCACTCCCCCTGCGGACGCGCGGCATAACGCTTGGCGAGCTGCAGCATGGCATCCTGGACCGCGTCGAGCGCATCGTCCGGATTGCGCAAGGCAAACTGCGCGATGCGGAAGGCGCGTCGCTCCACCCCGGACAGGAACGCATTCAGATTGGCTGTGGTATCCAGAAAACCCCCGTGCACCGCCCGCGATTCCGGCGTGCCACCGGGGCCGAAGGTTATCATGCCGGAGCGGCCGGGCGTGGTATCGGCGCCGCCGTGTAACCACAGCCGGCGGGTCGCGGCATCCTGCCAGGCCAGATTCCACAACATCAATTGCCATGCCGCCAAGCCGCGGACAAAATTTGCCCAAACAGAAAACCACGCACGGGAAATCGGCGATGGCCGCAGCTTCCGACAAAACATCCACAAGCTTATCCACAGATTTTGGGAATAAACCGCTGCCGTGGTGAAATCTCCGGCACCCTTGATCCTGCATGTCGCGGTACCCGCGCCGCTGCCGCGGCATTTTGATTACCTGCCGCCGGAACATGTGGATACCGCCACCCTCGCGCCCGGTATGCGCCTGCGCGTGCCCTTCGGCAAGCGCGAAATCATAGGTGTGCTGCTCGCCACCTCCACGCACAGCGACGTCCCTGCGGCAAAACTCAAGCGCGCGTCCGCGCTTCTGGATGAGACCCCGCTGATTCCGGCGGATCTGCTGGCGCTGGCGCGCTGGGCCGCCGACTATTACCACCACCCGATCGGCGAAGTCGTCGCCGCGCTGCTGCCACCGATGCTGCGCACGGGAGAATCCGGCGTGGCCGCACTGACTTATGTGTGGCGCCTGACAGCGGCGGGGTCCGCAGCCGACATGCTGCTGCTTAAACGCGCACCCAAGCAGGCGGCGTTGCTGCGCCTGCTTGTGCAGCACGCCGGCGGCATGGAATCCGCCGCGCTCGATGCCGCGCTCGCGCATTGGCAGCCCCCGATGCGCGCGCTCCTGCGGCACGCTTGGGTGGAAAAAATTTCGCGTGTGCCGCCGTCAACACCCGCTAGCGTTCCGGTGACCGCGGGTCTCAACCTGAATGCCGCGCAGGGCGCGGCGGCGCAGAAAATCCAGGCGGCGCTGGGACAATTCCAGGCGTTCCTGCTGGACGGCGTTACCGGCAGCGGCAAGACCGAGGTGTATCTCGAGGTCATGGCCGAGTGCGTGCGCCGCGGCGGCCAGGCTTTGCTGCTGGTGCCGGAAATCGGCCTCACGCCGCAGTTGCTGCAGCGCGTGCGCCGCCGCTTCCCCGCGGCTGTGGTGTTTCATTCGGCGCTCGCTGCGGGCGAGCGGCTGGCCGCCTGGCAGGCGGCGCGCACCGGCCTCGCGCCCGTGGTGGTCGGCACGCGCTCGGCCGTGTTCCTGCCGCTCAAGCATCCCGGGCTGATCGTCGTGGACGAGGAACACGACGCCTCGTTCAAGCAGCAGGACGGCTTTCGCTATTCGGCACGCGATCTCGCGGTGGTGCGCGCCGCACGTCACCACGTTCCCGTGGTGCTGGGCTCGGCCACGCCTTCACTGGAGTCGCTGCACAACTGCGCGCAACTGCGCTATGCGCACCTGTCACTGCCGGAGCGTGCGGGCGTTGCCCAGCACCCGCAACTCCGCCTGCTCGACATCCGTGATCGTCCGATGGAGGACGGCCTGTCGGATCTCCTGCTCGACGCCATGCGCCGGCACCTGCAGGCCGAGGGGCAAGTGCTGCTGTTTCTCAACCGCCGCGGCTACGCGCCCACGGTCATGTGCCACGTGTGCGGCGCAACGCTGCAATGCCGGCGCTGCGATGCGCGCCTCACGCTGCACGCCAACCGCCGCCTGCAGTGCCACCACTGCGGCGCCGAACGGTCGCTGCCGGCACGCTGCGAAGAGTGCGGCGCGGGCGCGCTCGGGCAATACGGCTATGGCACCGAGCGCATCGAACGCGCGCTGGCGCGCCTGTTCCCGGACACCGGCATCGCGCGGCTGGATCGCGACAGCATCCGGCGCAAGGGCAAGCTCGAGGCGCTGCTCGACGGCATGCAGCGCGGTGAATTTCCGATCCTGGTGGGCACGCAAATGCTGGCCAAGGGTCACGATTTTCCCGGGGTCACGCTGGTCGGGATCGTGGATGCCGATCAGGGCCTGTTCGGAGTAGATTTCCGCGCCAGCGAGCGCATGGCGCAGCTCATCATGCAGGTCGCGGGACGCGCGGGGCGCGCCGCACGCCACGGCGAAGTGCTGATCCAGACGCATCACCCGGACCATCCGCTGCTCACGCATCTGGTACGCGAGGGTTACGCAAGCTTCGCCCAGGCATTGCTCGCCGAGCGGCGCGCGGCCGGGCTGCCGCCGTATGCCGCGATGGCGCTGTTGCGCGCGGAAGCCGTGGCGCGCGCCGCCCCCATGGCGTTTCTGGAAGCCGCACGGCGCAAACTCGCGCCCGCCTGCGGCCGGCAGGTGCAGTTGCTCGGTCCGGCGCCCGCTCCCATGGAACGGCGTGCGGGCCGCTACCGCGCGCAACTGCTGCTCATCGCCGCGCAACGCGCGCTGCTGCAGCAGGCGCTGGCCACGGCTTTGCCGGCGCTGTATGCACTCAAACAGGCGCGTCGCGTGCGCTGGTCGCTGGACGTGGATCCCGCGGAAACCCTGTGAAAAACCGCGTTTGGCTTCAATGCCGCCGGGCCAGCCTGTAGAATTTCGCCCTCAGTTTTTTCCCGTACCGGAAGCCGCGTTTGAAACAGCCGCTCGAAGATCTGCTGCGCTCGACCCTCAAGCACCTGGCCGGCGAACTGTTTCCGAAGACGGCGCTGCCGTCCACGTCGTTGCTCGAGCGCAGCCGCGATCCTACGCACGGCGATTTCGCAAGTCACGTGGCGCTCACGCTTGCAAAACCCGCGGGTAAAAATCCGCGCGCACTGGCACAGGCGATCATCGCGGCGCTGCCGTCATCGGAAGCGGTTGCCAAGGTCGAGATCGCCGGACCCGGGTTCATCAATTTTTTCCTGTCGCCTTCCGCCTACCACGCGGAGCTGCAACAGATCCTGCGCGTCGGTGCGGCGTACGGCCACAACCAACTCGGCGCGGGCCGGAGCGTAGGCGTGGAATTCGTGTCCGCCAACCCCACCGGCCCGCTGCACGTGGGCCATGGCCGCAACGCCGCGCTCGGCGATTGTCTGAGCCGGCTGCTCACGGCGGCCGGCTGGAACGTGCGACGCGAGTTCTACTACAACGACGCCGGCGTGCAGATCCACAATCTCGCGCTCTCGGTGCAGGCGCGCACCCGCGGTCTGGCACCGGGCAGCAAGGGCTGGCCCGAGGACGGCTATCGCGGCGAATACATTGCGGACGTGGCGCGCGCCTATCTCGCGGGCGAGAGCGTGAGCGTCCGGGATCACACGCTGCGCGGCGCGCAGGACCCGGACGATCTGGATGCGATCCGCGCGTTTGCCGTGGCCTGCCTGCGCCGCGAGCAAGACCTCGATCTCCAGGCCTTCGACGTGCACTTCGACGTGTATTTTCTCGAGTCCTCGCTGTACACCGACGGCAAGGTGGAGGAGACCGTGCGTGAGCTGATTGCGCACGGACACACCTACGAGAAGGACGGTGCGCTGTGGCTGCGCACCACCGATTTTGGCGACGACAAGGATCGCGTGATGCGCAAGTCCGACGGCAGCTACACGTATTTCGTGCCGGACGTGGCTTATCACCGGAGCAAGTGGCAGCGCGGCTACCACAAAGCCATTACCGTGCTCGGCTCGGACCATCACGGCTCGCTGGCACGCGTGCACGCCGGCCTGCAGGCCCTGGATTGCGGCATTCCCGCGGGTTATCCCGACTACCTGCTGTACCAGATGGTCACGGTGATGCGCGGCGGCCAGGAAGTGAAAATCTCCAAGCGCGCCGGCGACTACGTGACGCTGCGCGAGTTGATTGACGAAGTCGGCCGCGATGCCACGCGCTATTTTCTGGTGGCGCGCAAAGGCGATTCCCAGCTCACCTTCGACATTGATCTGGCGCGTTCGCGCAGCAACGAAAATCCGGTGTACTACATCCAGTACGCGCACGCGCGCATCGCCAGCGTGTTCCGCCAGTTGGCGGAAAAGAGCCTGGCGTGGGATGCGCGCAACGGCGCCGCCCATCTCGCGCGTCTCGGCGAGACGCACGAACACGCCTTGATGGTGAGCCTGTCGCGCTTTCCCGAGCTGGTGGAGACTGCGGTGCGCAACCTCGAACCGCACCTGATTGCTGTGTACCTGCGCGAACTGGCCAACGACTTCCACACCTATTACGACGCCCACACCTTCATCGTCGAGGATGCGCCACTGCGCGACGCGCGCCTCACGCTCGTGGCCGCCACCCGCCAGGTACTGCAGAACGGTCTGGCGCTGCTCGGCGTGTCGGCGCCGGAGTCCATGTAATGGCGAAGGACTATAAAAACTCGCCGAAACCCAAAGACAAGCCGCGCGGCAAGAACGGCGGACTGCCCGGCTGGGGCTGGCTGATCATCGGCATCCTGGTGGCGGTGATCGTGATGAAAGGCGCGCCCAGGGTCTGGCAGCGCGTCCAGCACCACCTGCACCCGACCACCGGGCGGGAGGCGAAAACCCCGGGCAAAACCTCGACGCCGGCGCCGAACGCCTCCACCGCACCGCATTTTGATTTCTACCGCATGCTGCCCTCGTTCCAGGTGGTCATCCCCAGCCAGGACAAGGAAACCCGCTCCGCCGACGTACCCGGCCCGGTGAGCCAGCCCGGCACCTATATCCTGCAGGTGGGTTCGTTCCAGGATTACGCGGAAGCCGACAAGCTCAAGGCCAACCTGGCGCTGCTCGGCATCGAATCCGGCATCCAGACAGTCAAAGTGTCCAACGGCAGCACCTGGAACCGGGTGCGCATCGGTCCCATCCAGAATCTTGCCGACCTCAATGCGCTGCGCTCCAAGCTCGCCCAGCACCACATCGAGCCGCTGGTCATCAAGACCAACTGAAAAGGTTAGTTACCCCCCGTTCGTGCTATGCGCAGCGAAGTTGCAGGATGTAACGCCAATGGAATTGAACAGAGCATCCCGGGATATCAGACTAAACTAGTCTGCGTCCGTTGCGGCATTACGCCTCGCGTGCCACACACGCAGAATTTCAATCACATCTTCTTTGACACGGTAGATGAGGCGATAGGGC
This Gammaproteobacteria bacterium DNA region includes the following protein-coding sequences:
- a CDS encoding primosomal protein N' codes for the protein MVKSPAPLILHVAVPAPLPRHFDYLPPEHVDTATLAPGMRLRVPFGKREIIGVLLATSTHSDVPAAKLKRASALLDETPLIPADLLALARWAADYYHHPIGEVVAALLPPMLRTGESGVAALTYVWRLTAAGSAADMLLLKRAPKQAALLRLLVQHAGGMESAALDAALAHWQPPMRALLRHAWVEKISRVPPSTPASVPVTAGLNLNAAQGAAAQKIQAALGQFQAFLLDGVTGSGKTEVYLEVMAECVRRGGQALLLVPEIGLTPQLLQRVRRRFPAAVVFHSALAAGERLAAWQAARTGLAPVVVGTRSAVFLPLKHPGLIVVDEEHDASFKQQDGFRYSARDLAVVRAARHHVPVVLGSATPSLESLHNCAQLRYAHLSLPERAGVAQHPQLRLLDIRDRPMEDGLSDLLLDAMRRHLQAEGQVLLFLNRRGYAPTVMCHVCGATLQCRRCDARLTLHANRRLQCHHCGAERSLPARCEECGAGALGQYGYGTERIERALARLFPDTGIARLDRDSIRRKGKLEALLDGMQRGEFPILVGTQMLAKGHDFPGVTLVGIVDADQGLFGVDFRASERMAQLIMQVAGRAGRAARHGEVLIQTHHPDHPLLTHLVREGYASFAQALLAERRAAGLPPYAAMALLRAEAVARAAPMAFLEAARRKLAPACGRQVQLLGPAPAPMERRAGRYRAQLLLIAAQRALLQQALATALPALYALKQARRVRWSLDVDPAETL
- a CDS encoding RNA polymerase sigma factor, whose translation is MLWNLAWQDAATRRLWLHGGADTTPGRSGMITFGPGGTPESRAVHGGFLDTTANLNAFLSGVERRAFRIAQFALRNPDDALDAVQDAMLQLAKRYAARPQGEWPPLFYRILQSRIRDCQRRRVVRNRFLSFFGGQREAEGDPPDPIEAAADTAGRDPSEQVAQNNAMQALDMALHALPGRQREAFVLRILEGLDVADTAKSMGCSEGSVKTHLSRAVHSLRQSLGEHWS
- a CDS encoding NAD(P)(+) transhydrogenase (Re/Si-specific) subunit beta, with protein sequence MSHLLSPKLTDDLIQAIYFIAALLFIIGLKRMSSPKGAKNGIVWAGVGMLIAGLITFLWPGMHNYILIIVAIFIGGVAAWWSGRVVPMTAMPQMVALYNGMGGGAAAAIACQELIRGKPFATAEVVLTVIGAIIGAVSFSGSLIAFAKLQGLIKKSLRYRVQQYVNALLLAVTVALGIWIMVVHGNPAVYIVVPFFVVALVFGILVTLPIGGADMPVVISLYNACTGLAVAFEGFALQNAAMIIAGMLVGAAGTLLTQLMAKAMNRSIANVLFSNFGEVAAAGGEISGSLKPIDAADAGTMMAYASKVIIVPGYGMAVAQAQHKVWELAQLLQHRDVTVKFAIHPVAGRMPGHMNVLLAEAGVPYDLIADLEEINPEFPTADVALVIGANDVVNPDARNKKDSPIYGMPILNVDKAKNVIVIKRGQGRGFSGIENALFYMDHTRMLYGDGQEAVTRLIQSIKSLE
- a CDS encoding NAD(P) transhydrogenase subunit alpha; its protein translation is MISGFIALYIFMLAAFTGYEVISRVPVILHTPLMSGSNFVHGIVLVGTMVALGNAHTTAEQVIGFIGVLLAAGNVVGGYVSTERMLAMFKTSEKKKPESRT
- the argS gene encoding arginine--tRNA ligase, translating into MKQPLEDLLRSTLKHLAGELFPKTALPSTSLLERSRDPTHGDFASHVALTLAKPAGKNPRALAQAIIAALPSSEAVAKVEIAGPGFINFFLSPSAYHAELQQILRVGAAYGHNQLGAGRSVGVEFVSANPTGPLHVGHGRNAALGDCLSRLLTAAGWNVRREFYYNDAGVQIHNLALSVQARTRGLAPGSKGWPEDGYRGEYIADVARAYLAGESVSVRDHTLRGAQDPDDLDAIRAFAVACLRREQDLDLQAFDVHFDVYFLESSLYTDGKVEETVRELIAHGHTYEKDGALWLRTTDFGDDKDRVMRKSDGSYTYFVPDVAYHRSKWQRGYHKAITVLGSDHHGSLARVHAGLQALDCGIPAGYPDYLLYQMVTVMRGGQEVKISKRAGDYVTLRELIDEVGRDATRYFLVARKGDSQLTFDIDLARSRSNENPVYYIQYAHARIASVFRQLAEKSLAWDARNGAAHLARLGETHEHALMVSLSRFPELVETAVRNLEPHLIAVYLRELANDFHTYYDAHTFIVEDAPLRDARLTLVAATRQVLQNGLALLGVSAPESM
- a CDS encoding type II toxin-antitoxin system RelE/ParE family toxin — protein: MIGRTPYRLIYRVKEDVIEILRVWHARRNAATDAD
- a CDS encoding SPOR domain-containing protein, which gives rise to MAKDYKNSPKPKDKPRGKNGGLPGWGWLIIGILVAVIVMKGAPRVWQRVQHHLHPTTGREAKTPGKTSTPAPNASTAPHFDFYRMLPSFQVVIPSQDKETRSADVPGPVSQPGTYILQVGSFQDYAEADKLKANLALLGIESGIQTVKVSNGSTWNRVRIGPIQNLADLNALRSKLAQHHIEPLVIKTN
- a CDS encoding DUF3106 domain-containing protein, whose product is MARRLSIILAALCLTCAAVAAFAQSAAPSPTAAPAAPAAPVAWANLTPQQQQLLAPMRNKWATLPPDRQQRLIRGADRWAQMTPAQRQQARVRRQHWRDLSPAERTQIRKRFDTFQKLPPAEQQQIRTEFQKFQKMSPAERKALRERWKQMTPAQRAAFRAHVDRPPR